CATTCCTGCACTTTCACAGGGTCATTGCCGTGGATAATACAAAACTTGAATTTGGACACCTGCTTGTCACATGATGTAAAATCTCCATATCTGTAATAGCTTCTAAATTGCCCTCCAATCGAATAGCAACTCGTCAGTTGATCAAATGCCTCTCGGCAACTCATCGTTGTCGGATATTTTGTACTCATCCTTTCCTGTTTCTTCCTCAAGCTGCTCTCTTTTACCCTAATAGAACCATCGCCTCCCTCTTGATTTATGCTAATACCACATCCAATAGCAGAACTATTACTAAGATCCGATATTTCGGCCCCCTTCGCAAAGGGGCCCGCCGCACTTTCTTCATGAATTTTCATATAAAAAGTCCCAGGACGCCAAGAAAAGGTGCCCTCTTGATTAACGGACACTCCAACTACTGTTATATATTGTTTCATGGAGACCAATTTTTCCTTCGACTCGAATTTAattgttattatcattatcacGTTGTTTGCCACAAGAATTATTGCTAAAAGATTTTTATCTACTCCAAAAATGGTATCCCAGGAAACAGTTGCTCACGTAAAGGATCTGATTGGCCAAAAGGAAGTGTTTGTTGCAGCAAAGACATACTGCCCTTACTGTAAAGCTACTTTGTCTACCCTCTTCCAAGAATTGAACGTTCCCAAATCCAAGGCCCTTGTGTTGGAATTAGATGAAATGAGCAATGGCTCAGAGATTCAAGACGCTTTAGAAGAAATCTCGGGCCAAAAAACTGTACCTAACGTATACATCAATGGCAAGCACATTGGTGGTAACAGCGATTTGgaaactttgaagaaaaatggcaaGTTAGCTGAAATATTGAAGCCGGTATTTCAATAGTTTAAATTACGCTAATATCCCCTTCATAATatttacatatatatatcttttATTATCTATATCTTAAATCACATATACCTACAAAACTTCTAGCTAGATTCACACAAGAGTACTTTTGAAGGCTGCGCGTGCATTTTGAAACCAATGAGACCCGCTAAATTCCGTCTGAGGTACAAGATCCCTCGGCTTCTTTCTTCCCTTATCATCAACTTTCGGTTTGCTATTATTGGCATTCATCACACTTAGCACGTACGACATTGGCAAAATTTTGGGTTCGTCCGCCTCACGCTTAAACCATTCTCTTATCCTATATCCCATTGTTTCTAAATCATCTGCCCCAATTTGCTTTCTAAAGTTATAATCTCCTAACTTCAGCATCAGGAGCAACGTGTAATATGCATCATTGCCTGCGTTATGTAAGAAGGCATGTGGCAAGTGAAAAAGCCTTAGTAGTTTACCTAAACTGCTACCCTTCTTGCCATAACACATGCTATAAATTTTCTCTGTGTCAAGCATCTTAACATGTTTTCTAACACCTTTGCTCTCCGTTGAGTCCTCCGGTTTGGTAAGTTCATTATCCAATTCAGGTACATGGACCCCAATTTTCTTCAGCCACTTAATATCCCCCGCTATAGCATGACCCACAAACGCTCTTTCCCAGGTTGTATCTTGGTCCGTCTCACATTTCATATAGAAATTAATCAACGACTGAATGAACTCTACACATTGTTCCAATGGTAATACAAGACTTTCTCCAAGTAAAAAGCAGTCTTTAAAGTCGCATACgaatttcttgtttcttAACGGTAACGCTTCAGCAACAATTAAATGATAACTTCTTATAATCGGCATCAAGGAATAAATGTTTTCTCTTGGATCATATATGGCGATGCCAATCTCTGTAACAATGTCTGtatcaaattcaaatgcCTCTACATCGATGGCAAAACAAATTGTCTTGTTGGATGATAATAACTCAATAGTTTTACAGAGATACTTGAACTGAGACCCACCAGGTTCACAATTCATCACAGGTATATGTTCGTTTTTTACGTCCTGTACATCTGCTAAATATTGCTTTCTTAGATTTTTCTCCACATCGTCTTTAGATGCATCAGGTATACACCCGTTTTTCTCTATCCATTTCTTGTCAATTTCTTCCAGCTTCTTATCCAGTAATTCTGAACTTTTCTCATAGATGGACCGATAGTTTGTTTCCAATGcctttaaatatttttggaTTTCACTACTTAACGCAATGTTAGGGGTATATGCAATTTCGTGCAGAGAATTAAAATGTTCAAACTCATTTATCCATGTCTTTTGTCTTCCTAGTTTATTCATCAACTTGCTACTTGAACTCTTATACAGTCCCACGCCCCCTCTTCTTGAAGGGACCATACCCCTAACTCTAGCTGCATTGCGGGTTGCCAGACTCCTGTTTAAACCTTGTGGTTGATGGTAATTGCGGACTGCTTTGGAGTTGAATCTATGCGTAACCATTTTGACTACCGCTTCGTATGCTTTCTTGCACTTTGTGGAGCTACTCATACAATAGCTTATAATCTGTGTAGTCAAACTATATACTAGGCAAATTACTAGTAAATGCAGTATTCA
This is a stretch of genomic DNA from Saccharomyces cerevisiae S288C chromosome IV, complete sequence. It encodes these proteins:
- the EMI1 gene encoding Emi1p (Non-essential hypothetical protein; required for transcriptional induction of the early meiotic-specific transcription factor IME1, also required for sporulation; contains twin cysteine-x9-cysteine motifs; deletion affects mitochondrial morphology); translation: MIITIKFESKEKLVSMKQYITVVGVSVNQEGTFSWRPGTFYMKIHEESAAGPFAKGAEISDLSNSSAIGCGISINQEGGDGSIRVKESSLRKKQERMSTKYPTTMSCREAFDQLTSCYSIGGQFRSYYRYGDFTSCDKQVSKFKFCIIHGNDPVKVQEWYKDQVSNNKALENTSGVIWQERETTANK
- the GRX2 gene encoding dithiol glutaredoxin GRX2 (Cytoplasmic glutaredoxin; thioltransferase, glutathione-dependent disulfide oxidoreductase involved in maintaining redox state of target proteins, also exhibits glutathione peroxidase activity, expression induced in response to stress; GRX2 has two in-frame start codons resulting in a shorter isoform that is retained in the cytosol and a longer form translocated to the mitochondrial matrix; GRX2 has a paralog, GRX1, that arose from the whole genome duplication); protein product: METNFSFDSNLIVIIIITLFATRIIAKRFLSTPKMVSQETVAHVKDLIGQKEVFVAAKTYCPYCKATLSTLFQELNVPKSKALVLELDEMSNGSEIQDALEEISGQKTVPNVYINGKHIGGNSDLETLKKNGKLAEILKPVFQ
- a CDS encoding uncharacterized protein (hypothetical protein that localizes to mitochondria; overexpression affects endocytic protein trafficking; YDR514C has a paralog, GFD2, that arose from the whole genome duplication): MSSSTKCKKAYEAVVKMVTHRFNSKAVRNYHQPQGLNRSLATRNAARVRGMVPSRRGGVGLYKSSSSKLMNKLGRQKTWINEFEHFNSLHEIAYTPNIALSSEIQKYLKALETNYRSIYEKSSELLDKKLEEIDKKWIEKNGCIPDASKDDVEKNLRKQYLADVQDVKNEHIPVMNCEPGGSQFKYLCKTIELLSSNKTICFAIDVEAFEFDTDIVTEIGIAIYDPRENIYSLMPIIRSYHLIVAEALPLRNKKFVCDFKDCFLLGESLVLPLEQCVEFIQSLINFYMKCETDQDTTWERAFVGHAIAGDIKWLKKIGVHVPELDNELTKPEDSTESKGVRKHVKMLDTEKIYSMCYGKKGSSLGKLLRLFHLPHAFLHNAGNDAYYTLLLMLKLGDYNFRKQIGADDLETMGYRIREWFKREADEPKILPMSYVLSVMNANNSKPKVDDKGRKKPRDLVPQTEFSGSHWFQNARAAFKSTLV